A DNA window from Carnobacterium funditum DSM 5970 contains the following coding sequences:
- the nagE gene encoding N-acetylglucosamine-specific PTS transporter subunit IIBC, which translates to MKSYFQRIGRSLMLPVAVLPVAAILMGIGYWIDPSGWGGDNIYAAFLIKAGAAVIDNLPVLFAVGLSLGMSKDKDGAAALSGLVAFLVITTLLGTDSVAMLQGIDVEAVSPAFGKINNAFIGIISGLVAAAMYNRFHTVKLPTALAFFSGKRLAPIMTSVAMMVVSMILLFVWPVVFSGLVTFGTSISKLGAVGAGLYGFFNRLLIPTGLHHALNSVFWFDVAGINDIGNFWGNTGVKGTTGMYQAGFFPIMMFGLPGGALAMYHTAKDNKKKVVASLMIAASFAAFFTGVTEPLEFSFMFVAPVLYLVHAVLTGISLFIAATFQWTAGFGFSAGLVDFILSSSLPLANQPYMLIVQGLVFFAIYYFVFRFIIVKFNLATPGRGDDEDEEMVEEEVTAVTSKVSGSSAKDIEFKRQAKIIYDGLGGDTNVTAIDNCTTRLRLEVKDMSKVDEKKIKSAGIVGINKVSDYNIQVIVGTEVQFVADEMIKLKK; encoded by the coding sequence ATGAAATCATATTTTCAAAGAATAGGCCGTTCGTTAATGCTTCCAGTTGCGGTTTTACCTGTGGCTGCTATCTTAATGGGGATCGGTTATTGGATTGACCCATCAGGCTGGGGTGGAGACAACATATATGCAGCTTTTTTAATTAAAGCTGGGGCTGCTGTTATCGATAATTTGCCTGTATTGTTCGCTGTTGGTTTATCATTAGGTATGTCAAAAGACAAAGATGGCGCAGCTGCTCTAAGTGGTTTAGTAGCTTTCTTGGTTATCACTACTTTATTAGGTACAGATTCTGTTGCGATGTTACAAGGGATTGACGTTGAAGCAGTAAGTCCAGCTTTTGGCAAAATCAATAATGCTTTCATCGGTATTATCTCAGGATTAGTTGCTGCTGCAATGTATAATCGCTTTCATACGGTTAAACTTCCGACGGCACTAGCCTTCTTTAGTGGAAAACGTTTAGCACCTATTATGACTTCAGTAGCTATGATGGTTGTTTCCATGATTCTACTATTTGTTTGGCCAGTAGTCTTCTCAGGATTAGTAACTTTTGGTACATCCATCAGTAAATTAGGCGCTGTTGGTGCTGGTTTATATGGATTCTTTAACCGTTTATTGATTCCTACCGGATTGCATCACGCATTAAACTCAGTTTTCTGGTTCGACGTTGCTGGTATCAATGATATCGGAAACTTCTGGGGTAACACTGGAGTAAAAGGAACAACTGGTATGTATCAAGCTGGTTTCTTCCCAATCATGATGTTTGGTTTACCAGGTGGAGCACTTGCAATGTATCACACTGCTAAAGACAATAAGAAAAAAGTTGTTGCATCATTGATGATTGCAGCTAGTTTCGCAGCCTTCTTTACGGGTGTTACTGAGCCACTAGAATTCTCATTTATGTTTGTTGCACCAGTTTTATACTTGGTTCACGCAGTATTAACAGGGATTTCATTATTTATCGCAGCGACGTTCCAATGGACAGCTGGATTTGGTTTTAGCGCTGGTTTAGTCGACTTTATCTTAAGTTCTAGTTTACCTTTAGCTAACCAACCATATATGTTGATTGTTCAAGGTTTAGTATTTTTTGCTATCTACTACTTCGTATTCCGTTTTATTATTGTTAAGTTCAACTTAGCAACACCAGGTCGTGGAGACGATGAAGATGAAGAAATGGTAGAAGAAGAAGTTACGGCTGTTACTTCTAAAGTTTCAGGTTCATCTGCAAAAGATATTGAATTTAAACGTCAAGCTAAAATCATTTATGATGGTTTAGGCGGAGACACTAACGTTACAGCTATCGATAACTGTACAACACGTCTAAGACTAGAAGTCAAAGATATGTCTAAAGTTGACGAGAAGAAAATTAAATCTGCAGGAATTGTAGGAATCAATAAAGTTTCTGACTATAACATTCAAGTTATTGTTGGAACTGAAGTACAATTCGTTGCTGATGAAATGATTAAATTAAAAAAATAA